TTAGAAGTTATGAATAAAAACAATATCAAAAAAATAGTCTTTTCTTCTACAGCAGCTACCTACGGTGAACCTAAAAACATCCCTATATTAGAAGAAGATGAAACTAATCCCACCAATACTTATGGGGAAACAAAACTAGCAATGGAAAAAATGATGAAATGGTTTGACAAAGCCTATGGCATTAAATATGTATCCTTAAGGTATTTCAATGCCGCCGGTGCCGATGAAAGTGGGGGAATAGGTGAGTACCATCAACCAGAAAGTCACTTAATCCCCTTAATACTACAAGTACCCCTAGGGAAAAGAAAAGAAGTGTACATCTTTGGCGATGACTACCCTACAAAGGATGGTACCTGTATCAGAGATTACATCCATGTAGTAGATTTAGCCTCTGCCCATTATTTAGCCTTTGAACATCTCCGAAAGGGCAAAGAAAGTGATATCTTCAACTTAGGGAACGGAAATGGCTATTCGGTAAAGGAAGTAATCGAAGTTGCCAGAAAGGTGACAAACCACCCAATCCCAGCCATTGTAAAAGATAGAAGGCCAGGGGATCCTGCAGTACTAATCGCTTCATCGGAAAAGGCCAAAAAAGTTTTAGGTTGGAACCCAAAGTTTTACCAACTAGAGAAAATAGTTGCCGATGCCTGGAATTGGCACAGTAAAAATCCAGATGGTTACAAGCTATAGGAGGAAATATGGCTACAATTAAAGATATTGCCCAAAAAGCAGGGGTTTCCCCTGCTACTGTATCTAGGGTACTAAACAACGACTCTACTTTAAATGTAACGATAGAAACAAAAAGGAAAATACTGCAAATAGCAGAAGAACTGGGATATACCAAAATTATAAAACCCCCTTTACAAAAAAAATACACCAATCCCATCATCGGGATCTATCAATGGTTTTCCAAAGATAGTGAAATGTTCAGCCCCTACTACTTAGCAATCCGGATGGGAATAGAAAAACAATGCCATATTGAAAACATCGGAGTAAAGACGCTATTTAAAAGGGATAAGTCCTTTTCCGAAGCCTTTATCGATG
The Anaerobranca californiensis DSM 14826 genome window above contains:
- the galE gene encoding UDP-glucose 4-epimerase GalE produces the protein MAVLITGGAGYIGSHTVRYFLEQREDVVVLDNLQTGYKKAIDGVKFYHGDIRDKEFLQSVFDKEEIEGVIHFAANSLVAESMEKPYEYYHNNVYGTLCLLEVMNKNNIKKIVFSSTAATYGEPKNIPILEEDETNPTNTYGETKLAMEKMMKWFDKAYGIKYVSLRYFNAAGADESGGIGEYHQPESHLIPLILQVPLGKRKEVYIFGDDYPTKDGTCIRDYIHVVDLASAHYLAFEHLRKGKESDIFNLGNGNGYSVKEVIEVARKVTNHPIPAIVKDRRPGDPAVLIASSEKAKKVLGWNPKFYQLEKIVADAWNWHSKNPDGYKL